Proteins from a single region of Candidatus Woesearchaeota archaeon:
- a CDS encoding Lrp/AsnC family transcriptional regulator, translating to MYKIDNTDAKLLVELDHNARQAETTLAKKIHRSKESVRYRIKTLEQKGVIEGHTIWIDTVQLGYHSAKLYLTLANKPKLREEFVKYVTQDKRLFWLGLADGAWNAGLTYFVTSNQEFFELKNELFSQFKELITASQIASIVEIGFKNKTFLTPSESVWKTMFTQPKTFYTLDAVERKILRALFANGRISLTQLAQQTQSTIDIVRHRMHKLEEKKIIARYGARINYNKLGYEFYKTFCYFQNLTKQDEKKFLEYCRKQHPIIHFVKTISSWDIELESMCKSYHEYLKIINDLTREFPSIIKVETAIMSEDYVFPAKKMIFEE from the coding sequence ATGTACAAAATTGACAATACTGATGCAAAACTGCTCGTAGAATTAGACCACAATGCTCGACAGGCAGAAACGACATTAGCTAAAAAGATCCACCGTTCTAAAGAATCTGTCAGATACCGTATCAAAACTCTTGAGCAAAAAGGTGTTATCGAAGGACACACTATCTGGATTGACACAGTACAATTAGGCTACCACAGCGCAAAATTATATCTAACTCTTGCCAACAAACCAAAACTACGTGAGGAATTTGTAAAATATGTCACCCAAGATAAACGCCTCTTTTGGTTAGGTCTTGCTGACGGTGCTTGGAATGCAGGACTTACCTATTTTGTCACCTCAAATCAAGAATTCTTCGAGCTCAAGAATGAATTATTTAGTCAATTCAAAGAACTGATCACCGCAAGCCAGATAGCATCAATTGTTGAAATTGGATTCAAGAATAAAACTTTTCTTACACCTTCCGAATCTGTATGGAAAACTATGTTCACCCAACCTAAGACATTCTACACTTTAGATGCAGTTGAAAGGAAAATCCTTCGAGCACTTTTTGCCAACGGACGGATCTCCCTGACTCAACTTGCGCAGCAAACACAATCAACTATTGACATAGTACGACATCGTATGCACAAGTTAGAAGAGAAGAAGATTATCGCACGATATGGTGCTCGTATCAATTACAACAAATTAGGATATGAATTTTACAAGACGTTCTGTTACTTTCAAAACCTCACTAAGCAAGATGAAAAAAAGTTCCTAGAATATTGTCGAAAGCAACATCCAATTATACACTTTGTTAAAACAATCAGCTCATGGGACATCGAATTAGAAAGCATGTGTAAAAGTTACCATGAATATCTTAAGATCATCAACGATTTAACAAGAGAGTTCCCCAGCATCATCAAAGTAGAGACAGCTATCATGAGTGAGGATTATGTCTTTCCTGCTAAGAAGATGATTTTTGAAGAGTAG
- a CDS encoding DUF1003 domain-containing protein, giving the protein MGKKKQSSVLFETEEDIIQVFEHEIHKVETTLERIDQLYKKDLKKLDKFSDKIAEVGGSWRFITTFLVVLVLWIVTNGILLSVPFDPFPFILLNLGLSMVAALQAPVILMSQNRAAKRDQARAELDLEKDVRDLRIDQKQLEILIHLKKEVAELKKKVGK; this is encoded by the coding sequence GTGGGGAAGAAGAAACAATCTTCTGTTCTTTTTGAGACCGAAGAAGATATTATCCAAGTTTTTGAACATGAAATTCATAAAGTTGAGACGACACTGGAAAGAATTGATCAGCTCTACAAGAAAGATTTGAAAAAATTAGATAAATTTTCTGATAAGATTGCGGAAGTAGGTGGCAGTTGGAGATTCATTACGACATTTCTAGTTGTGTTGGTTTTATGGATTGTTACTAATGGGATTTTACTAAGTGTGCCTTTTGATCCATTTCCTTTCATTTTATTGAATCTTGGATTATCAATGGTTGCAGCGTTACAGGCACCTGTTATCTTGATGAGTCAAAATCGCGCAGCGAAACGCGATCAAGCTCGCGCTGAATTAGATTTAGAAAAAGATGTGCGTGACTTGCGTATTGATCAGAAACAGCTGGAGATTTTGATACATTTGAAGAAAGAAGTGGCTGAGTTGAAGAAGAAAGTAGGGAAGTAG
- a CDS encoding AMP phosphorylase has translation MYFKVKDMDIATGNVLVAILNQKDAQRLDLHIGDRITIKDHPKEITCILDIAQHDKVVPEGSIGLFEEVLALLHVKHGQKVRVRYAGKPESLAHIREKLFGAKLGYKELYSIIDDITNDRLSDIEKTYFVSAGFVHGWDIHEVVDMTKAMVDTGEKLKFGSLTLDKHCIGGLPGNRTTMIVIPIIAAAGYTIPKTSSRAITSPAGTADTMECLAQVVLSEKKIREVVKKTGACIVHGGSMNLAPADDKIIMVEHPLSIDAEGQMLASVMAKKYSVGATHVLIDIPMGKTAKVKSHKEALHLKKMFTLVGKHLGMKVRVEITDGSQPIGFGVGPLLEANDVMAVLRNDPKAPQDLKKKAIAMSAHLIEMVCNCPYAHAHARAKEILESGKAFTKMQDIIRAQGKQKQFCLGKYTYVVTVPKSGTIREIDNEIIAKIARVAGAPLDKGAGVFLHAAVGAKVAKGTALYTIYAESEIHLGLAKDILTHSIGYKVV, from the coding sequence ATGTATTTTAAAGTTAAGGATATGGATATTGCTACAGGTAATGTTTTGGTTGCTATTCTTAATCAGAAAGATGCGCAACGCCTTGATCTTCATATCGGTGATAGGATTACGATCAAAGATCATCCTAAAGAAATCACTTGTATTCTTGATATTGCACAGCATGATAAAGTTGTTCCAGAAGGATCAATTGGTCTCTTTGAAGAAGTGCTGGCGTTACTTCATGTAAAACATGGGCAAAAAGTTCGTGTTCGATATGCAGGAAAACCTGAGTCTTTGGCTCACATTAGAGAAAAATTATTTGGCGCAAAGTTAGGGTATAAAGAGTTATATTCCATTATTGATGATATTACGAATGACCGATTAAGTGACATTGAAAAAACGTATTTTGTTTCTGCTGGATTTGTACATGGGTGGGATATTCATGAAGTTGTTGATATGACTAAAGCAATGGTAGATACGGGGGAGAAACTTAAGTTTGGATCTCTTACATTAGATAAACATTGTATCGGTGGTCTTCCTGGTAATCGTACTACAATGATTGTGATTCCTATTATTGCAGCAGCGGGATATACTATTCCTAAAACAAGTTCACGCGCAATCACGTCACCTGCCGGTACTGCTGATACGATGGAGTGTTTGGCACAAGTTGTTCTCTCGGAGAAAAAGATTCGAGAGGTTGTTAAAAAGACGGGCGCTTGTATTGTTCATGGTGGTTCAATGAACCTTGCTCCTGCTGATGATAAAATTATCATGGTGGAACATCCTCTTTCGATTGATGCGGAAGGTCAAATGCTTGCGTCGGTGATGGCGAAGAAATATTCTGTTGGCGCAACGCATGTTTTGATTGATATCCCTATGGGAAAAACTGCGAAAGTCAAATCACATAAAGAAGCACTTCATCTTAAGAAAATGTTTACTTTAGTAGGAAAGCATTTGGGGATGAAAGTGCGTGTTGAAATTACCGATGGTTCGCAGCCTATCGGGTTTGGTGTTGGTCCTCTTCTGGAAGCAAATGATGTTATGGCGGTGTTACGCAATGATCCTAAAGCTCCTCAAGATCTTAAGAAGAAAGCTATTGCGATGTCAGCTCATCTTATTGAAATGGTGTGTAATTGTCCTTATGCTCATGCTCATGCTCGCGCGAAAGAAATTTTGGAGTCAGGAAAAGCGTTTACGAAGATGCAAGATATTATTCGTGCACAAGGTAAACAAAAACAGTTTTGTTTAGGAAAATATACCTATGTTGTTACTGTTCCAAAATCGGGAACTATTCGTGAAATTGATAACGAAATTATTGCAAAGATTGCTCGTGTTGCGGGTGCTCCATTAGATAAAGGGGCTGGTGTTTTTTTACATGCTGCCGTGGGCGCAAAAGTTGCTAAAGGCACTGCTTTGTATACTATTTATGCTGAAAGCGAGATTCATTTAGGCTTGGCAAAAGATATCCTTACTCATTCTATTGGCTATAAGGTGGTCTAG
- a CDS encoding segregation/condensation protein A — MDQKIFDMLLEEEEISWKTILQDLVKREEMDPWDIDITVLTQRYIQVIKEMKEHDLKISGKILLAAAFLLKLKCSNLLEKDFTRLDALMSQTENLDELEDEIFEGNDGEKRVKEKYQLIPRNPQPRNRKVSMNDLIEALQHAMESKKRFLEKIRPVKFKLPERKMDIMEAIRDVYQKLIYYTQKENKTTITFSKLLPPNSGKDEKVYTFVPLLHLENQHRVEMEQKKAFEEIAVTVRARKTKVA, encoded by the coding sequence GTGGATCAAAAAATCTTTGACATGCTTTTAGAAGAAGAGGAGATTAGCTGGAAGACTATCCTTCAAGATCTCGTTAAGCGAGAAGAAATGGATCCGTGGGATATCGATATCACTGTTCTTACTCAACGTTACATTCAAGTTATTAAAGAGATGAAAGAGCACGACCTCAAGATTTCAGGAAAAATTCTTCTCGCCGCAGCATTTCTACTCAAACTCAAATGTTCCAACTTACTTGAAAAAGATTTTACCCGTCTTGATGCTCTCATGAGTCAAACTGAAAACCTTGACGAACTGGAAGATGAAATTTTTGAAGGAAACGACGGAGAAAAACGCGTCAAAGAGAAATATCAACTCATTCCACGTAACCCTCAACCTCGTAATCGTAAAGTATCTATGAATGATTTAATTGAAGCATTACAACATGCCATGGAAAGTAAAAAACGCTTCTTAGAAAAAATTAGGCCTGTCAAATTCAAATTACCTGAACGTAAAATGGACATCATGGAAGCAATTCGCGATGTTTATCAAAAATTAATTTATTATACACAAAAAGAAAACAAAACAACGATCACATTTAGCAAACTTCTTCCACCCAATAGCGGCAAAGATGAAAAAGTGTATACATTTGTGCCATTACTTCATCTAGAAAATCAACACCGCGTAGAAATGGAACAAAAAAAAGCATTTGAAGAGATTGCCGTCACCGTACGTGCGCGAAAGACCAAAGTAGCATAA